The stretch of DNA GTTAATTGCATCTAAAACTGGCATTCCGAAAGAAATATTAGGAACAAAAACGCCATCCATAATATCAATATGGAACCAATCGGCCTCACTTTGATTAATCATTTCAATATCGCGTTGTAAGTTTGCAAAATCTGCTGCTAAAACAGAAGGAGCAATAAGTGTGTTTTTCATGTTATAGTTAGTGTTGTTTATTTGAGATTTCAAAATTCGTTGTTCTACATTGAATGTTCAATCTTTTTGCAAATGTACAAATTATACACTTTTGTTTTTGGAATTTTGAATTTTCAAGTTTAAAAAAACAAAACCTCGGTAATCAGCCGAGGTTTCAATCATCAATCAAAAAACGAACAGTCATGATTAGACCGTTGTTATCGTAATTAGGATTATTATCCTAAATATGTTTTTAAAATTTTACTTCTAGAAGTGTGTTTTAATCTGCGAATTGCTTTTTCTTTAATTTGGCGAACACGTTCACGCGTTAAATCGAAAGTTTCTCCTATTTCTTCAAGAGTCATTGGATGTTGATCACCTAATCCAAAATATAAACGAATAACATCAGCTTCTCTTGGAGTTAATGTTTCTAAAGCTCTTTCAATCTCAGTTTGTAAAGACTCGTGAATTAATTCTCTATCAGGATTTGGAGATTCTCCAGAACGTAATACGTCATATAAGTTAGAATCTTCACCTTCAACTAAAGGTGCATCCATTGATAAATGACGACCAGAATTTTTCATAGATTCTTTAACGTCATTAACTGTCATGTCTAATTCTTTTGCAATTTCTTCGGCAGAAGGAGCACGTTCACTAGATTGTTCTAACAACGCGTACATTTTATTGATCTTGTTGATAGAACCAATTTTATTTAGTGGTAAACGTACAATACGAGATTGTTCTGCTAAAGCTTGTAAGATAGATTGACGAATCCACCATACAGCATATGAAATAAATTTAAAACCACGAGTTTCATCAAAACGCTGAGCCGCTTTAATTAATCCTAAGTTTCCTTCGTTAATTAAATCGGGTAATGTTAATCCTTGGTTTTGATATTGTTTAGCAACCGAAACTACGAAACGTAAATTAGCTTTAGTTAATTTTTCTAAAGCTCTTTGATCGCCTGCTTTAATTCTTTGTGCTAATTCTACCTCTTCATCTGCAGTAATTAAATCAACTTTACCAATTTCTTGTAGGTATTTGTCTAAGGAAGCAGTTTCACGATTAGTTACCTGCTTAGTAATTTTGAGCTGTCTCATTTAATTTGTCCCTCTAATTTAATTCTTATACGTAAGTAGAAACTAAAAAGTTACAAAAAATATAAAAAAATAAAAAAAGCTCTCATAAAAATGAGAGCTTTAATATTTGAATTAATATATGAAAATTAACCTTGAGGATTTTCTTTATTTTCTTGAGGTTTTTTATCCTCTCTAGGTGGTCTTGGTAATAAT from Flavobacterium haoranii encodes:
- a CDS encoding sigma-70 family RNA polymerase sigma factor: MRQLKITKQVTNRETASLDKYLQEIGKVDLITADEEVELAQRIKAGDQRALEKLTKANLRFVVSVAKQYQNQGLTLPDLINEGNLGLIKAAQRFDETRGFKFISYAVWWIRQSILQALAEQSRIVRLPLNKIGSINKINKMYALLEQSSERAPSAEEIAKELDMTVNDVKESMKNSGRHLSMDAPLVEGEDSNLYDVLRSGESPNPDRELIHESLQTEIERALETLTPREADVIRLYFGLGDQHPMTLEEIGETFDLTRERVRQIKEKAIRRLKHTSRSKILKTYLG